In Bacteroidia bacterium, the following are encoded in one genomic region:
- a CDS encoding shikimate kinase, translating into MKISLVGMTMVGKTTLAQKIAHYFGFTHIDTDNYIENIYKTSIPNLFSSQGELGFRRMEREILKQILLQYANKDFILSCGGGLPCFYDNMQTLLKHTYCIYLEAPLSFFEYQIQNSSAWKNRPLLNTQEPLQTIKKLLSQRVKYYAQAHYKQPVYLNLEQTYQELIQHLKEK; encoded by the coding sequence ATGAAAATCTCATTAGTCGGAATGACTATGGTTGGAAAAACTACTCTTGCCCAAAAAATAGCCCACTATTTTGGCTTTACTCATATTGATACAGACAATTATATTGAAAATATCTACAAAACTTCGATACCGAATTTGTTTAGCTCACAAGGTGAATTAGGTTTTAGACGCATGGAAAGAGAAATTTTGAAGCAAATTCTTTTGCAGTACGCAAATAAAGACTTCATTTTATCCTGTGGGGGAGGTTTACCTTGTTTTTATGACAATATGCAAACACTACTCAAACACACTTACTGCATCTATTTAGAAGCTCCATTATCATTCTTTGAGTACCAAATTCAAAACAGTTCTGCTTGGAAAAACAGACCTTTACTCAATACACAAGAACCCCTACAAACTATAAAAAAACTCTTGTCCCAAAGAGTAAAATATTATGCCCAAGCACACTACAAACAGCCTGTTTACTTAA